The proteins below are encoded in one region of Nyctibius grandis isolate bNycGra1 chromosome 7, bNycGra1.pri, whole genome shotgun sequence:
- the LOC137666054 gene encoding NAC-alpha domain-containing protein 1-like: MTGPVRGPPAAAALPLRAAPRSRPGPARAAEPGLSAVRGQACARRSPAMPGESLEMRGLGGAERAAPTAPPPPHPHIKPPGGGHRVLLGLVLEPGWVPPPRHGTEGGGGVSPLSAAPSPLPAKEEARPQPEGASSDPGPPPAATGPPGETPRRPPPPTDPLDTRIVMGEETRSPAAPELRGGTPKDPPAPGRPPLTPLDPDLFFTAPSTPVRVGGARGQPPAEEQTDGESEGLCSPPTSPSGSYMTAEGGSWGSSGTASTSPSCSPNLAAEAEAMAAAEAEGDNMAEGDNMAERPVGMEGPDEDEGPFAPMGDEEEEEDDGHTLEEEEEEDEEEWEASGGLIPAALLPFRGSLLFQAEAVEIAPLRPATATITLPGDDEDEEEEEEEEEEEDGGSTSASFLRSLSDTSIAEGVDESFAFRDDTSASSDSAAYDGEEDERLYGTERHAAGATAPPPATEGGIELHLHAGTSPEGSPRHRHGVEDTKEELGDEDVEQDGSQTPPAPPGEGGVEADGETFLTSSSSSSSLELEEAPAAEPEVLLEPIVGACPQPEPPEEVAAVPVTEEEPVEKDGPSTELVAPSSVLQPPSPCARDPQTHGLGGHEVAPANGEPQGGRGSNGDDDGDSDHVRVGSTELAATNGHDEPDTVATELAPSVTARPPDETDTVDSDLVPSVTPNLPDSMATDSDLALLVTPSLAEEPDTVATELAPSVTPSPPDTMVTDSDVVPSVTPSPPDTMATDSDLVPSVTPSPPDTVATDASLVPSVTPSPPHEPDTAATNLMQSVTSSPLDTTATDPNLAPLVTPSLAEELDTTATDLMPLMMPSPLDTTATNPDLASPVTPSPPHEDTTATDLVPSVTSSPPDTAATDLMPLMMPSPLDTTATNPDLAPPVTSSPLDSMATDPDLVPSVTPSPTEESDTAATALAPLVTPSPPREPDTAATDLVPLVTSSPLNTTAPDPDLVPLVTPSPTEELDTAATDLVPLMMPSPLDTTATNPDLAPSVTPSPPHEPDTMATDLVPSVTPSPPDTMATNPDLAPSVTPSPPDSMATDPDLVPLVTPSPTEEPDTVATDLVPPMTPSPLDTTATNPDLAPSVTPSPPHEPDTAASDLVPLVTSSPLDTTATNPDLALLVTTSLAEEPDTMATDLVPSVTPSPPDSTATDPDLALLVTPSLAEEPDTMATSLMPPVTPSLPDTTATSPELVPSVTPSPLCEPDTAATNLVPPVTPSPPATMATDPDLVPPVTPSPPATMATDPDLVPPMTPSPPDEMATDPDLVPLVTPSPLDTMATDPNVVPPVTPSPPDEMDTEATNLVPPVTPSLPDTVATDPDLVPPVTPSPPDTMSTDPNVVPPVTPSLLDTVVVDPDLVPPVTPSPPDEMDTTATNLVPSVTPSPPDEMDTTATNLVPPVAPSLPDEMDTTATNLVPSVTPSPPDEMDTTATNLMDTTATNLVPPVAPSPPDEMDTTATTNLVTPSPPDSVTALSLPPQDASPCAADKVPLASESPEPPACPLAQGPPAHPPEDIPEEWGDAATTASSEESSPELLDTSRSRTDSSFFTAPEDSAGEAPVPPRPPSSSEEEEEEEAAAARRCLALCLPPAVPPLTFTASERVVYVGEPPTPPKLLPPPGAFPEAGGPARQRREDRQCVTAMLRGSFGDLPAPRPLPRPTETPEGPPETPEGDGGLEETLGDEPPAHAAGEPDAKVLGDSGPPSPAGASPGPQEEEEAMAGAAASPQPSEGGDAAPQPLPEPPSPPPTPHPAPPKLSQVPPLAAAPSPPSLSPPSPCPDPARDPQDTSGPPPSQERPVLPPTRKHLKAPQPSPRKEKEARGGRGGRGPPRGSLQSDSSSSSEGEPAEPCPELQRLREAAGIALRPDKQPPAPRRCQANHKGSCNESESNDESIPELEEPEGSEPPPAQSQAQLTHSLGTGEEPVSKAKQSRSEKKARKAMSKLGLRQIHGVTRITIRKSKNILFVITKPDVFKSPASDIYIVFGEAKIEDLSQQVHKAAAEKFKVPTEHSPLITEAAPTLAIKEESEEEEEVDETGLEVRDIELVMAQANVSRPKAVRALRHNNNDIVNAIMELTM, encoded by the exons ATGACGGGGCCGGTCCGCGGCCCCCCCGCCGCAGCCGCGCTACCGCTCCGCGCCGCCCCGCGCAGCCGCCCTGGCCCAGCTCGGGCCGCGGAGCCGGGGCTGAGCGCGGTGCGGGGCCAGGCCTGCGCCCGGCGCTCCCCCGCCATGCCCGGAGAGTCCCTGGAGAtgcgggggctggggggagcggaGAGAG cagcccccacggccccgccccccccccaccctcatATAAagcccccggggggggggcacagggtgctgctggggttgGTGCTGGAG cctggctgggtgcccccccctCGCCATGGCactgaggggggggggggggtctcccCTCTCTCCGCAGCCCCCTCGCCGCTGCCCGCCAAGGAGGAGGCTCGCCCGCAGCCCGAGGGGGCCAGCAGTgaccccggccccccgcccgccgccaccgGCCCCCCCGGCGAgaccccccgccgccccccaccGCCCACCGACCCCCTGGACACCCGCATCGTCATGGGCGAGGAGACgcgctcccccgccgcccccgagCTCCGCGGGGGGACCCCCAAAgaccccccggccccgggcagACCCCCTCTCACCCCCCTGGACCCCGATCTCTTCTTCACGGCCCCCTCCACCCCGGTGCGGgtcgggggggcccgggggcagccccccgccgAGGAGCAGACGGACGGGGAGAGCGAGGGGCTCTGCTCCCCGCCCACGTCCCCCTCGGGCTCCTACATGACGGCCgaggggggcagctggggctccTCGGGGACCGCCAGCACCTCCCCGTCCTGCTCGCCCAACCTGGCGGCCGAGGCTGAAGCCATGGCGGCCGCCGAGGCCGAAGGCGACAACATGGCGGAAGGCGACAACATGGCGGAGCGGCCTGTGGGTATGGAGGGCCCTGACGAGGATGAGGGGCCTTTCGCCCCGATgggggatgaggaggaggaggaggatgatggGCACAcgctggaggaggaagaagaggaggatgaggaggagtgGGAGGCGTCGGGCGGCCTGATCCCCGCCGCGCTGCTGCCCTTCCGCGGCAGCCTCCTGTTCCAGGCCGAGGCGGTGGAGATCGCGCCGCTGCGCCCCGCCACGGCCACCATCACCCTGCCCGGCGACGATGaggatgaagaagaagaagaagaggaggaggaggaggaagatggcgGCAGCACGTCGGCCTCCTTCCTGCGCTCGCTGTCCGACACCTCCATCGCCGAGGGGGTGGACGAGTCCTTCGCCTTCCGCGACGACACCTCGGCCTCCTCCGACTCGGCGGCCTACGACGGCGAGGAGGACGAGCGGCTCTACGGCACCGAGCGCCACGCCGCCGGGGCCACTGCGCCGCCCCCTGCCACCGAGGGTGGCATCGAGCTCCACCTTCACGCCGGGACGTCACCGGAGGGGTCCCCGCGGCACCGCCATGGCGTGGAGGACACCAAAGAGGAGCTCGGTGACGAGGACGTGGAGCAGGATGGCAGCCAgacccccccggcaccccctgGAGAAGGTGGCGTGGAGGCAGATGGTGAGACCttcctcacctcctcctcctcctcctcctccttagAGCTGGAGGAGGCCCCAGCCGCGGAGCCTGAGGTGCTCCTGGAGCCCATCGTGGGGGCGTGTCCCCAGCCGGAGCCCCCCGAGGAGGTGGCAGCGGTGCCGGTCACCGAGGAGGAGCCGGTGGAGAAAGATGGTCCCAGCACGGAGCTGGTGGCACCCAGCAGCGTCCTGcaaccccccagcccctgcgccAGGGACCCCCAAACCCACGGGCTGGGGGGACATGAGGTGGCACCGGCCAACGGGGAGCCCCAGGGCGGCCGTGGGAGCAATGGTGACGATGATGGTGACAGTGACCATGTGAGAGTGGGAAGCACCGAGCTGGCAGCCACCAATGGCCACGATGAGCCGGACACTGTGGCCACCGAGCTGGCGCCGTCGGTGACAGCCAGGCCACCAGATGAGACGGACACCGTGGACTCTGACTTGGTGCCATCGGTGACACCCAACCTGCCGGACAGCATGGCAACCGACTCCGACCTGGCGCTGTTGGTGACACCCAGCCTGGCAGAAGAGCCGGACACTGTGGCCACCGAGCTGGCACCATCTGTGACACCCAGCCCACCGGACACCATGGTAACCGACTCCGACGTGGTGCCATCTGTGACACCCAGCCCACCAGACACCATGGCAACAGACTCCGACCTGGTGCCATCAGTGACACCCAGCCCACCAGACACCGTGGCCACCGACGCCAGCCTGGTGCCATCAGTGACACCCAGCCCACCGCATGAGCCAGACACCGCAGCCACCAACCTCATGCAATCGGTGACATCCAGCCCGCTGGACACTACAGCCACTGACCCCAACCTGGCACCGTTGGTGACACCCAGCCTGGCAGAAGAGCTGGACACCACGGCCACTGACCTGATGCCACTCATGATGCCCAGCCCACTGGACACCACAGCCACCAACCCTGACCTGGCATCACCAGTGACACCCAGCCCTCCGCATGAGGACACCACAGCCACTGACTTGGTGCCATCGGTGACATCCAGCCCACCAGACACTGCAGCAACCGACCTGATGCCACTCATGATGCCCAGCCCACTGGACACCACAGCCACCAACCCTGACCTGGCACCACCAGTGACATCCAGCCCGCTGGACAGCATGGCCACTGACCCTGACCTGGTGCCATCGGTGACACCCAGCCCCACAGAAGAGTCGGACACTGCAGCCACTGCCCTGGCACCACTGGTGACACCCAGCCCTCCACGTGAGCCGGACACTGCAGCCACTGACTTGGTGCCATTGGTGACATCCAGCCCGCTGAACACAACAGCCCCTGACCCCGACCTGGTGCCGCTGGTGACACCCAGCCCCACAgaagagctggacacagcagcCACTGACCTGGTGCCACTCATGATGCCCAGCCCACTGGACACCACAGCCACCAACCCTGACCTAGCACCATCGGTGACACCCAGCCCTCCGCATGAGCCAGACACCATGGCCACTGACTTGGTGCCATCGGTGACACCCAGCCCACCAGACACCATGGCCACCAACCCTGACCTGGCACCATCGGTGACACCCAGCCCACCGGACAGCATGGCCACTGACCCCGACCTGGTGCCGCTGGTGACACCCAGCCCCACAGAAGAGCCAGACACTGTGGCCACCGACCTGGTGCCACCCATGACACCCAGCCCACTGGACACCACAGCCACCAACCCTGACCTGGCACCATCGGTGACACCCAGCCCTCCACACGAGCCGGACACTGCGGCCTCTGACTTGGTGCCATTGGTGACATCCAGCCCGCTGGACACAACAGCCACCAACCCTGACCTGGCACTGTTGGTGACAACCAGCCTGGCAGAAGAGCCAGACACCATGGCCACTGACCTGGTACCATCAGTGACACCCAGCCCACCAGACAGCACGGCCACTGACCCTGACCTGGCGCTGTTGGTGACACCCAGCCTGGCAGAAGAGCCGGACACCATGGCCACCAGCCTGATGCCACCAGTGACACCCAGCCTGCCGGACACCACAGCCACCAGCCCCGAGCTGGTGCCATCGGTGACACCCAGCCCTCTGTGTGAGCCAGACACCGCAGCCACCAACCTGGTGCCACCAGTGACTCCCAGCCCGCCAGCCACCATGGCCACCGACCCTGACCTGGTGCCACCAGTGACTCCCAGCCCGCCAGCCACCATGGCCACCGACCCTGACCTGGTGCCACCGATGACACCCAGCCCACCAGATGAGATGGCCACTGACCCCGACCTGGTGCCACTGGTGACTCCCAGCCCACTGGACACCATGGCCACCGACCCCAACGTGGTGCCACCAGTGACACCCAGCCCGCCAGATGAGATGGACACTGAGGCCACCAACCTGGTGCCACCGGTGACTCCCAGCCTGCCGGACACTGTGGCCACTGACCCCGACCTCGTGCCACCGGTGACTCCCAGCCCGCCAGACACCATGTCCACCGACCCCAACGTGGTGCCACCAGTGACACCCAGCTTGCTGGACACTGTGGTTGTCGACCCTGACCTGGTGCCACCGGTGACTCCCAGCCCGCCAGATGAGATGGACACCACAGCCACCAACCTGGTGCCATCGGTGACTCCCAGCCCGCCAGATGAGATGGACACCACGGCCACCAACCTGGTGCCACCAGTGGCTCCCAGCCTGCCAGATGAGATGGACACCACAGCCACCAACCTGGTGCCATCGGTGACTCCCAGCCCGCCAGATGAGATGGACACCACGGCCACCAACCTG ATGGACACCACGGCCACCAACCTGGTGCCACCAGTGGCTCCCAGCCCGCCAGATGAGATGGACACCACGGCCACCACCAACCTGGTGACACCCAGCCCACCGGACAGCGTCACAGCACTGTCCCTGCCACCTCAGGACGcgtccccctgtgctgcagACAAGGTGCCCTTGGCCAGCGAgtccccagagcccccagcGTGTCCCCTGGCACAGGGGCCACCGGCGCATCCCCCCGAGGACATCCCTGAGGAGTGGGGGGACGCCGCCACCACCGCCTCCTCCGAGGAGTCGTCCCCGGAGCTGCTGGACACGTCGCGCTCCCGCACCGACTCCAGCTTCTTCACGGCCCCCGAGGACAGCGCGGGGGAGGCGCCCgtgccccccagacccccatcTTCctccgaggaggaggaggaggaggaggccgcCGCGGCCCGCCGCTGCCTGGccctctgcctgccccccgCCGTCCCCCCGCTCACCTTCACCGCTTCCGAGCGCGTGGTGTACGTGGGGGAGCCCCCGACCCCCCCCAAACTGCTCCCACCACCCGGTGCCTTTCCGGAGGCC ggcggcccggcccggcagcGCCGCGAGGACCGCCAGTGCGTCACCGCCATGTTACGGGGCTCCTTTGGGGACCTGCCGGCcccacgccccctccccaggcccaCGGAGACCCCCGAGGGGCCCCCAGAGACCCCCGAGGGTGACGGGGGGCTGGAGGAGACCCTGGGTGATGAGCCCCCagcccacgctgctggggaaCCCGATGCCAAAGTCCTGGGGGACAgtggcccccccagccccgccggggcGTCCCCGGGGccgcaggaggaagaggaggcgaTGGCGGGGGCCgcagccagcccccagcccagcgaAGGGGGGGATGCAGCACCCCAACCCCTCCCTGAGCCCCCCAGCCCACCGCCGACCCCCCACCCCGCGCCCCCCAAACTCAGCCAAGTGCCTCCTCTCGCCGCCGCGCCGTCACCGCCGTCCCTGTCGCCGCCATCACCGTGCCCGGATCCGGCCCGTGACCCCCAGGACACCTCAgggcccccccccagccaggAGCGGCCTGTCCTGCCCCCCACCAGGAAGCACCTCAAAG ccccccagccctcGCCACGCAAGGAGAAGGAGGctcggggcgggcgggggggccggggtCCCCCGCGGGGGTCCCTGCAGTCGGACTCGAGCTCCTCGAGCGAGGGGGAGCCCGCGGAGCCGTGCCCCGAGCTCCAGCGCCTGCGGGAGGCCGCCGGCATCGCCCTGCGCCCCGACaagcagcccccggccccccgccgctGCCAGGCCAACCACAAAG GGTCGTGTAACGAGTCGGAGAGTAACGACGAGTCCATCCCGGAGCTGGAGGAGCCCGAGGGCTCGGAGCCACCGCCAGCCCAGAGCCAG GCGCAGCTCACCCACTCGCTGGGCACCGGGGAGGAGCCGGTCAGCAAGGCGAAGCAGAGCCGGAGCGAGAAGAAAGCCAGGAAG GCCATGTCCAAGCTGGGGCTGCGGCAGATCCACGGCGTCACCCGCATCACCATCCGCAAGTCCAAGAACATCCTCTTCGTCATCACCAAACCCGACGTCTTCAAGAGCCCCGCGTCCGACATCTACATCGTCTTCGGGGAAGCCAAG ATCGAGGACCTGTCGCAGCAAGTGCACAAGGCGGCGGCCGAGAAGTTCAAGGTGCCCACGGAGCACTCGCCGCTCATCACCGAGGCGGCCCCGACGCTCGCCATCAAGGAGgagagcgaggaggaggaggag GTGGACGAGACGGGGCTGGAGGTGCGGGACATCGAGCTGGTGATGGCCCAGGCCAACGTCTCGCGGCCCAAAGCCGTGCGGGCGCTTCGGCACAACAACAACGACATCGTCAACGCCATCATG GAGCTGACCATGTAG